The following proteins are co-located in the Ktedonobacteraceae bacterium genome:
- a CDS encoding amylo-alpha-1,6-glucosidase, with product MDSFKIDTQSHGEIDLSSAVLAILWEKSLGALHSLRTSLGVMASGQNGFFHAIFGRDSLWTVLLALEAGQRLRALGENHLPVSSIVPFPSYDDWLHSLARDVLRGLASLQGRAINDTNEEQPGRIIHEYWNPVPHRMLVARWPVIDGRYYGAFDATFLFLITAARVFTYFHDRQLLEELWPYIHAALLWALAWSDLDNDGLVEYLRRNPEGIGLDNQVWKDSSESIQPRAGETLLHPFAWIEMQGYALAAYASYIELAETLGHSDSELRQQVQQRITGLRQGISQFWMAGEGFPAMILDGNKKQVEVVSSNPGHLLWSEVLETQQAQQVCRRLLQPDLLTPWGIRTLSETAYYYNPSKYHCGAVWPFDNAVIAAGMMRYGLQDEARHIAHTILQAMHTINEPVELYVVLPSTWIRSPRIAQPYVLVDYYYASSIQAWTAAATLYLVSLHL from the coding sequence GTGGATAGCTTTAAAATCGATACACAGTCGCATGGCGAGATTGACCTCAGCAGCGCCGTGCTGGCGATCCTGTGGGAGAAATCGCTCGGCGCGTTGCACTCTTTGCGCACCTCGCTGGGCGTCATGGCAAGCGGCCAGAATGGTTTCTTCCATGCCATCTTTGGCCGTGACTCTCTCTGGACCGTCTTGCTGGCGCTCGAGGCCGGTCAGCGACTGCGCGCCCTGGGGGAAAACCATCTCCCCGTCTCATCTATCGTGCCTTTCCCATCCTACGATGACTGGCTGCATAGCCTCGCTCGCGACGTACTGCGCGGCCTCGCCAGCCTGCAGGGGCGCGCCATCAATGACACCAACGAAGAGCAGCCAGGCCGCATCATTCACGAGTACTGGAACCCCGTCCCGCATCGTATGCTTGTCGCTCGCTGGCCCGTCATCGACGGCCGCTATTACGGCGCCTTCGATGCCACCTTCCTCTTTCTCATCACGGCCGCGCGGGTCTTCACCTACTTCCATGATCGCCAATTGCTCGAAGAACTCTGGCCATATATTCACGCCGCCTTGCTCTGGGCCTTAGCATGGTCTGACCTCGACAACGATGGCCTCGTCGAATACCTCCGGCGCAATCCCGAAGGAATAGGCCTCGATAACCAGGTCTGGAAGGATAGCAGCGAATCGATTCAGCCGCGCGCAGGCGAAACGCTGCTTCACCCATTCGCCTGGATAGAGATGCAGGGATATGCCCTCGCCGCCTATGCCAGTTATATTGAACTGGCCGAAACACTGGGACATAGCGATTCCGAGCTGCGCCAGCAAGTTCAGCAGCGTATCACCGGACTGCGCCAGGGCATCTCCCAATTCTGGATGGCCGGCGAGGGGTTCCCGGCCATGATCCTCGACGGCAACAAAAAACAGGTCGAGGTTGTTTCATCCAATCCCGGCCACCTGCTCTGGAGCGAAGTACTCGAAACACAGCAGGCGCAGCAGGTCTGCCGGCGCCTCTTGCAGCCCGACCTGCTCACGCCCTGGGGCATCCGCACGCTTTCCGAAACCGCCTACTACTACAACCCCTCCAAATATCACTGTGGCGCCGTCTGGCCGTTCGACAACGCCGTCATCGCGGCAGGCATGATGCGCTATGGCTTGCAGGATGAAGCACGCCATATCGCTCACACCATCCTGCAGGCCATGCACACCATCAACGAGCCCGTCGAACTCTACGTGGTTCTTCCTTCGACCTGGATACGCTCCCCGCGCATCGCCCAGCCTTATGTGCTGGTAGACTACTACTACGCCAGCAGCATCCAGGCATGGACGGCCGCAGCTACGCTCTACCTCGTCTCGCTGCACCTGTAA
- a CDS encoding carbohydrate ABC transporter permease: MAQIQARPIEAVQTIQRERPTIRWWQLIVLIFLIIFTITSIGPLILTIISSFKTEHDVLAFPPTLLPNPFIISNYVTILSNPLFLRWMLNAFIYAVGAMVLNVVFSAMAGYALGRMRFPGKNFIFLLTLGVMMIPSAIYLIPKFLVVNSLHLTNTYFALILPAMAQPFSVFIMVQFMKGLPKELEESAFIDGASRFRTFFQIILPQVRPALTAVAIITFQGAWNDFQWPLVALGTQDMYTLPLGLFFFKSEHFTQYALLLAASMFNTIPILVLFFIFQRYFIEGAVSSGVKG, encoded by the coding sequence ATGGCACAAATACAGGCACGTCCAATCGAAGCCGTGCAAACAATACAGAGAGAACGTCCCACCATACGCTGGTGGCAACTGATTGTGCTCATCTTCCTGATAATTTTCACTATCACCTCGATTGGGCCGCTGATCCTGACGATCATCTCTTCATTCAAAACTGAACACGATGTGCTGGCCTTTCCGCCCACGCTCCTGCCCAATCCTTTTATCATTTCCAACTACGTGACAATTCTCAGCAACCCGCTGTTCTTGCGCTGGATGCTAAATGCCTTCATTTACGCCGTTGGTGCCATGGTACTCAATGTCGTCTTCTCCGCAATGGCAGGCTATGCATTGGGTCGAATGCGTTTCCCCGGCAAGAACTTCATTTTCCTGCTAACGTTGGGCGTCATGATGATCCCTTCGGCGATCTACCTCATACCCAAGTTCCTGGTAGTCAATAGCCTGCACCTGACCAACACCTATTTCGCGCTGATCCTTCCGGCAATGGCACAGCCGTTCTCGGTCTTCATCATGGTGCAATTCATGAAAGGGTTGCCAAAAGAGCTGGAAGAATCCGCCTTTATCGACGGCGCGTCTCGCTTCCGTACCTTTTTCCAGATTATTCTCCCTCAGGTCAGGCCGGCCCTCACTGCCGTGGCTATTATCACCTTCCAGGGCGCCTGGAACGACTTCCAGTGGCCCCTGGTCGCATTAGGCACGCAGGACATGTACACGCTTCCACTGGGATTGTTCTTCTTCAAATCCGAACACTTCACCCAGTACGCGCTGCTACTGGCCGCTTCGATGTTCAACACCATTCCCATCCTGGTCTTGTTCTTCATCTTCCAACGTTACTTCATTGAAGGAGCCGTCTCTTCTGGCGTAAAAGGATAA
- a CDS encoding sugar ABC transporter permease produces MATQPVGQSMSTAPALTKEKGHRLSQGGGSRSNRDRAEAIAAYLFLLPYLLVLAVFLVFVSIFGLGLSFFRVDLGFTGPVFIGLRNYTFIFNQLSNVGLSDFWTSMINIVKFTFFVVIGQTILALAMALVLQAIVRGRGIFRTIFYVPAVTSSVATALIFLWLYNPDGIINYILSLVHINGPDWLNNVFWALPALMLLNIWTTAASFMIYFLAALQDLPRELIEASEVDGANRFQTFWYITVPLLRPTIFLVVALGTIGAFQMFDQAKFMTNGQPLNSTLTPMLEIYNAGFADGRFGLAAAMSVILFIVIFIVTIIQRRFIDIDASR; encoded by the coding sequence ATGGCTACTCAACCGGTAGGACAATCTATGTCCACAGCTCCTGCACTTACTAAAGAAAAGGGCCACCGGCTCTCGCAGGGTGGAGGGAGCCGGTCAAATCGCGACCGCGCCGAAGCCATTGCCGCTTACCTCTTCCTCCTGCCATACTTGCTCGTACTGGCGGTCTTTCTCGTCTTTGTTTCAATATTTGGGCTGGGGTTAAGCTTCTTCCGCGTTGACCTCGGCTTCACCGGCCCCGTCTTCATTGGACTGAGAAATTACACCTTTATCTTCAATCAGCTTTCCAATGTTGGCCTGAGCGACTTCTGGACTTCCATGATCAACATCGTGAAGTTCACCTTTTTTGTTGTGATCGGGCAAACCATCCTCGCTCTCGCAATGGCGCTGGTCTTACAGGCCATTGTACGCGGGCGTGGCATCTTTCGCACCATCTTCTACGTGCCGGCCGTGACTTCCTCGGTTGCCACTGCGCTGATCTTCCTCTGGCTGTATAATCCTGACGGGATCATCAACTATATCCTCTCGCTGGTTCACATCAACGGGCCAGACTGGTTGAACAATGTGTTCTGGGCATTGCCCGCGTTGATGCTCCTCAACATCTGGACGACAGCCGCTTCATTCATGATTTATTTCCTGGCAGCATTGCAGGATTTGCCACGGGAGTTGATCGAGGCATCCGAAGTTGACGGCGCCAACCGCTTCCAGACCTTCTGGTACATCACCGTGCCACTGCTGCGCCCAACCATCTTCCTCGTAGTGGCGCTGGGAACCATCGGCGCCTTCCAGATGTTTGACCAGGCCAAGTTCATGACCAACGGCCAGCCGCTCAATTCCACCCTCACTCCCATGCTGGAAATCTACAACGCTGGCTTCGCCGATGGTCGCTTTGGCCTCGCCGCGGCAATGTCCGTCATTCTCTTCATCGTCATTTTCATCGTCACCATCATACAGCGCCGCTTCATTGATATTGACGCTTCACGATAA
- a CDS encoding ABC transporter substrate-binding protein, translated as MKRLITTLVPIFVIFTLILAACGNNNGSSGGSGNNGVSQQGLAGGNPYNSCPSSTNTTAAAPESGNISLTVSGWTSTPAEDALVQQNLNNFEKLHPNIHITWAPITGDYPTKMRANIASNTVPDVFYLQPAMASEYISGGKLLNLSPYMARDGVKASDYYSALINPFVCTSGQVYGLPKDWNSLGVFYNKQMFQAAGLSAPSANWTWTDLQNDAQKLTKNPGSPNSVYGIVLSADLSRWGAFLFADGGSVLNKDGTQATFNNQQGVNALNYYDSFFKNNTGALPTTVGAGWNGEAFGKQRAAMVIEGGWMLPFLSSTYPNVQYGIAPLPVAPTGKRANLTFTNAWSAYSGTKHPEAAWELIKYMTGSTVQESQLNAGFALPTLKSLANAPYFTTNPGFKVLFDAAPYSYADYYGPQDATIHTDVSNAIDAVLLGKQDAQSALNDAATKVNSQLQAP; from the coding sequence ATGAAACGACTCATTACAACGCTCGTACCTATCTTTGTTATCTTTACCTTGATCCTGGCCGCCTGCGGTAACAACAACGGCAGCAGCGGTGGAAGTGGCAACAACGGAGTGAGCCAGCAGGGGCTTGCGGGTGGTAACCCCTACAACTCCTGCCCCAGCAGTACGAACACGACAGCTGCCGCGCCTGAAAGCGGCAATATCTCGCTGACCGTCTCCGGTTGGACCTCGACGCCAGCAGAGGACGCGCTGGTGCAGCAAAACCTGAACAACTTCGAAAAGCTGCACCCCAACATTCACATCACCTGGGCGCCCATCACCGGTGATTATCCCACCAAGATGCGCGCCAACATCGCCAGCAACACCGTTCCCGACGTCTTCTACCTGCAGCCGGCCATGGCCAGTGAGTACATTAGCGGCGGCAAACTGCTCAACCTCTCACCCTACATGGCGCGCGACGGCGTGAAGGCCAGCGACTACTACTCCGCCTTGATCAACCCGTTTGTCTGCACCAGTGGGCAAGTATATGGCTTGCCAAAAGACTGGAACAGCCTGGGTGTCTTCTACAACAAGCAGATGTTCCAGGCAGCTGGCTTATCTGCCCCCAGCGCCAACTGGACCTGGACCGATTTGCAGAATGACGCCCAGAAGCTGACCAAAAATCCTGGCTCCCCCAACTCGGTCTACGGCATCGTCCTTTCCGCCGACCTGTCCCGCTGGGGCGCCTTCCTGTTCGCGGATGGCGGCTCCGTCCTCAACAAAGACGGCACGCAGGCTACCTTCAACAATCAGCAAGGTGTCAATGCGCTGAACTACTATGACAGCTTCTTCAAGAACAACACCGGCGCGCTGCCAACAACGGTGGGCGCGGGGTGGAACGGTGAAGCCTTTGGTAAGCAGCGTGCGGCAATGGTAATCGAGGGCGGCTGGATGCTCCCCTTCCTGTCCTCAACCTATCCAAACGTCCAGTACGGCATCGCTCCCCTGCCGGTTGCTCCTACCGGTAAGCGTGCCAATCTAACTTTCACCAATGCCTGGTCAGCCTATTCCGGCACCAAGCATCCTGAGGCAGCCTGGGAACTGATTAAGTACATGACTGGCTCAACCGTACAGGAGAGCCAGTTGAACGCGGGCTTCGCCCTGCCGACCCTCAAGAGCCTGGCCAACGCGCCCTACTTCACCACCAACCCGGGCTTCAAGGTACTCTTTGACGCAGCGCCATATAGCTACGCCGACTACTATGGCCCACAGGACGCCACCATCCATACGGATGTCAGTAACGCCATCGATGCCGTCCTGCTCGGCAAGCAGGACGCACAATCGGCCCTCAACGACGCTGCTACCAAGGTCAACAGCCAGCTACAGGCCCCATGA
- a CDS encoding AAA family ATPase — protein MQQLIFRLLGPPEISYNERLIRIPRRRSRALLYYMVSTHTPQPRERLLALLCGEMDEESARHAFKTALAEVRAQLRSFDASVEWITGDGDLLTFNPLAPIWLDTEIFEKDTAATSRNLNQAIQLYRGDFLDGFFLKDSTSFDAWVRSTRDHFRHRYLSALRQLAELNEADQQYEQAITCLHLLLDADPLAEEAHACLMRLYWTMGDRTEALRQYERLRTVLAQELSVKPSATTRALYEQIVHSSKWPATSTPSRISSSPSPLSSTLSPAIQGPPTFLPVRPALEPIEASPSLLVGRIHELAWLQQRLAGSTLDAPLLLLFGEAGSGKTALLNELRKRLPADWLVLWGACQQVERKLPYHAIIEALRGGLKEQDIHRVNLPGIWFAALARFLPDLFPCEVTWQERGPIEPLIFADAIVALFDQLAQPQRPVLLQLDDLHWADKATLALVGHLVRHTKRGSVYILGTARTGRAEKRLTPLRQSAFRQNALAELVLSPSLQ, from the coding sequence ATGCAACAGCTTATTTTCCGGCTCCTGGGGCCACCAGAGATATCTTACAATGAACGACTGATCCGCATACCGCGCAGGCGCTCGCGTGCCCTGCTCTACTACATGGTCTCAACGCATACGCCCCAGCCACGGGAGCGTCTACTGGCCCTGCTGTGCGGCGAGATGGATGAGGAGAGCGCGCGCCACGCTTTCAAGACCGCGCTGGCCGAGGTGCGCGCTCAACTACGCAGCTTCGACGCTTCTGTCGAATGGATCACCGGCGATGGTGACCTGCTGACCTTCAATCCCCTCGCCCCCATCTGGCTCGATACCGAAATCTTCGAAAAAGATACAGCGGCCACGTCACGCAATCTGAACCAGGCGATACAACTCTATCGCGGCGATTTTCTTGACGGATTTTTCCTGAAGGATTCTACCAGCTTCGATGCCTGGGTGCGCAGCACACGGGACCACTTTCGCCATCGCTACCTGTCGGCCCTGCGCCAGCTGGCGGAGCTAAATGAGGCCGACCAGCAGTACGAGCAGGCCATTACGTGTCTTCACCTGCTGCTGGATGCCGACCCGCTGGCAGAAGAGGCGCATGCCTGCCTGATGCGCCTTTACTGGACGATGGGTGATAGAACCGAGGCCCTACGTCAATACGAGCGACTCCGCACAGTGCTGGCGCAGGAGCTTTCGGTAAAACCCTCTGCTACCACGCGGGCTCTCTACGAGCAAATCGTGCATAGCAGTAAGTGGCCTGCCACCTCAACGCCCTCGCGAATCTCATCTTCCCCATCGCCTCTCTCTTCAACTTTATCTCCAGCGATACAAGGCCCGCCAACCTTTCTTCCCGTTCGACCGGCGCTGGAGCCAATCGAGGCCTCGCCGTCGCTTCTGGTTGGGCGCATCCACGAACTGGCGTGGCTCCAGCAACGGCTGGCCGGTTCCACGCTAGACGCGCCTTTATTATTGCTCTTCGGTGAGGCGGGCAGCGGGAAGACAGCCCTTCTGAACGAACTACGCAAGCGTTTGCCTGCCGACTGGCTGGTGTTATGGGGAGCCTGCCAGCAGGTCGAGCGCAAACTTCCTTATCATGCCATCATCGAGGCCCTACGAGGCGGCCTGAAAGAGCAGGATATTCACCGGGTGAACCTGCCCGGAATCTGGTTCGCCGCGCTTGCCCGCTTTCTCCCAGACCTCTTTCCATGCGAAGTGACGTGGCAGGAGCGAGGCCCCATCGAGCCACTCATCTTCGCCGACGCGATTGTCGCGCTCTTCGACCAACTCGCTCAACCGCAACGCCCTGTGCTGCTGCAACTCGATGATCTCCACTGGGCAGACAAAGCGACCCTGGCCCTGGTCGGCCACCTCGTTCGCCATACCAAACGCGGCAGTGTCTACATCCTGGGAACGGCCCGCACCGGGCGCGCGGAGAAACGATTGACGCCTTTACGCCAGAGCGCGTTTCGCCAGAATGCACTCGCCGAACTCGTCCTCTCTCCTTCGCTACAATAA
- a CDS encoding DoxX family protein: MGISLSLGLLLLRLVAGLTIAAHGAQKLFGWFGGPGLAGTMKMQERMGLKPYVLWASFVILGELGGGLSLALGFLTPLGAAGIFGAMSMAIAKSHWKNGFWNSKRGIEFPLQLLAAAMALGLTGPGSYSLDALFGISLPAPLLFLILALVALLVDIVGLAIGRAAAPAAAPASPPATTQSEPRPGAP, encoded by the coding sequence ATGGGTATCTCGCTTTCTCTCGGTCTCCTTCTTCTCCGGCTGGTCGCCGGATTGACGATTGCCGCGCATGGGGCGCAAAAACTTTTTGGCTGGTTCGGCGGTCCGGGTTTAGCCGGAACCATGAAAATGCAAGAAAGAATGGGCTTGAAGCCGTATGTGCTGTGGGCCAGTTTCGTTATCCTCGGCGAACTTGGCGGCGGCCTCTCCTTAGCGCTCGGCTTCCTGACACCTCTGGGAGCTGCAGGTATATTTGGCGCCATGTCCATGGCGATTGCCAAAAGCCACTGGAAGAACGGTTTCTGGAATAGCAAGCGGGGCATTGAGTTTCCGCTACAGTTGCTCGCAGCTGCCATGGCTCTTGGCCTGACCGGTCCGGGCAGCTATTCTCTAGATGCCCTCTTCGGCATCTCCCTCCCGGCGCCATTGCTCTTTCTCATTCTGGCTCTGGTGGCGCTCCTCGTAGACATCGTTGGCCTCGCCATAGGCCGCGCGGCCGCTCCTGCTGCCGCTCCTGCCTCGCCGCCCGCGACCACACAGAGTGAACCTCGACCTGGCGCACCATAA
- a CDS encoding TlpA disulfide reductase family protein yields the protein MSRQLSKTKEQAKQEQQLARTQRQELKAELAEHYAERPRAPRNRRRTITFVVLGIIAVLAGIFAFLVLLPSPTQQPTGGVPVGTAAPGFVLPIYGGSGSGSIDLRALRGHPVVINFWSESCTPCRSEMPFLEHTYTQLHGAFVLLGVDQADPKDDIASFGKTFQITYPLLFDPGDKTNIAYGVTAIPTTYFIDSNGIVRSVFVEQLTTKTLQQGLASIGVHVA from the coding sequence ATGTCCCGGCAGTTATCGAAAACAAAAGAGCAGGCAAAACAGGAGCAGCAACTGGCGCGTACCCAGCGGCAAGAATTGAAAGCCGAACTGGCAGAACACTACGCAGAGCGTCCGCGCGCCCCTCGAAACCGGCGCAGGACTATCACATTTGTCGTCCTCGGCATCATCGCAGTCCTGGCCGGCATCTTTGCTTTTCTCGTCTTATTGCCATCGCCAACGCAACAGCCAACGGGCGGCGTACCCGTGGGTACTGCTGCGCCCGGGTTTGTCTTGCCAATTTATGGTGGTTCAGGCAGCGGATCTATAGACCTGCGTGCCCTGCGCGGCCATCCCGTCGTCATCAACTTCTGGTCCGAATCCTGCACACCCTGTCGCAGCGAAATGCCGTTTCTCGAACACACCTACACGCAGCTGCACGGCGCCTTCGTTTTGCTCGGCGTCGATCAGGCCGATCCAAAGGATGACATCGCCTCTTTTGGCAAGACGTTTCAGATCACCTATCCACTCCTGTTCGATCCAGGAGATAAAACCAATATTGCATACGGTGTCACTGCCATTCCCACAACCTATTTCATTGACAGCAATGGCATCGTGCGCTCCGTCTTCGTAGAGCAGCTCACAACAAAAACCTTGCAGCAGGGCCTGGCCTCGATAGGCGTACATGTTGCGTAG
- a CDS encoding phosphoketolase family protein: MAIEISTSRVSANAHPLSIQEIRQAHSEELDAIARFRRVTNYLTAAQLYLKRNVLLQQPLKPEDIKDRLLGHWGTSPGINLIYAHLNHLIMRYDIDMFLVTGPGHGAPANLANLYLEGTLHDYYPELSFGWEGLEKFVRRFSWPGGFPSHLYPGVPGTIHEGGELGYALATAFGAAMDNPNLIVACIVGDGEAETGPTATAWHSYKFLDPAESGAVLPIVHINGYKIANPTIYGTMSDDELLALFTGYGYNVQFVEGDDLDAALYGALDWAYHEIRHIQEAARSGNPIEKPRWPVLLMRSLKGWTTVKEMDGEPIEGSFRSHQIPITDPKTNPEHFQLLEGWLRSYHVQELFDGDGRPLPEILDQCPKGDRRMGSNPHTFGGRIRRDLDLPNIFDYAIPAERVAESISDSEDSKFVSSVEQVALYLREVVKRNPHTFRIFSPDELESNKLTAVLDVTKRDYQWPVPPFNEKVTSHDGRVIEILSEHTIQAWLQGYLLTGRHGLFPSYEAFLNIVVSMMDQFSKFLKMSQEIPWRLPVASLNYFETSTLWRQEHNGFSHQSPGLINDVLNRKARVSRVYLPPDANCLISTVDHCLRSKEYVNLIIANKPPMPQWLSMTDAIAHCRAGASIWKWASIDDGISPDVVLVGIGDSPTLEVMAAAHILRKELPELRVRVVNVTDLFILEKETAHPHGLDDEMFEALFTADCPVIINFHGYPSAVKQLLFGRYHIHTQRFQINGYQEEGTTTTPFDMNVRNGTDRFHLITQAIRMGGVRNPRVAVRASELVHHYEYVLADFRRYIEENGVDPKEITDWHWS; encoded by the coding sequence ATGGCCATAGAAATCTCGACATCTCGCGTATCAGCCAACGCTCACCCACTTTCCATCCAGGAAATTCGCCAGGCTCACAGTGAAGAATTGGATGCTATCGCACGCTTTCGCCGCGTCACCAACTATCTGACAGCCGCGCAGTTATATCTAAAACGCAACGTCTTGCTGCAACAGCCGCTCAAACCGGAAGACATCAAAGATCGCCTGCTGGGCCATTGGGGCACCAGTCCCGGCATTAATCTGATCTACGCGCACTTGAATCACCTGATTATGCGTTATGATATCGACATGTTCCTGGTGACAGGACCCGGTCATGGCGCGCCCGCCAATCTCGCCAATCTCTATTTAGAGGGCACCCTGCATGACTACTACCCGGAATTATCCTTCGGTTGGGAAGGGCTTGAAAAGTTCGTGCGTCGTTTTTCCTGGCCCGGCGGTTTCCCCAGCCATCTCTATCCCGGCGTCCCCGGCACCATCCATGAAGGGGGAGAACTTGGCTACGCCCTCGCCACCGCGTTCGGCGCAGCGATGGATAATCCAAACCTCATTGTCGCCTGCATCGTAGGGGATGGCGAGGCAGAGACAGGCCCTACCGCCACTGCCTGGCATAGCTACAAATTCCTCGACCCCGCCGAATCCGGCGCCGTTCTGCCCATCGTACACATCAATGGCTACAAAATCGCCAATCCCACTATTTATGGCACCATGAGCGACGACGAATTGCTGGCCCTTTTTACCGGTTATGGCTACAACGTCCAGTTCGTTGAGGGCGATGACCTGGATGCCGCGCTTTATGGCGCCCTGGATTGGGCCTATCATGAAATCCGTCATATTCAGGAAGCAGCCCGCTCAGGCAATCCCATCGAGAAGCCGCGCTGGCCTGTCCTTCTCATGCGTTCTCTCAAGGGCTGGACGACCGTCAAGGAAATGGATGGCGAGCCTATCGAGGGTTCTTTCCGCTCGCACCAGATACCAATTACCGATCCCAAGACCAATCCCGAACACTTTCAACTCTTAGAAGGCTGGTTGCGCTCCTATCATGTACAGGAACTCTTCGACGGAGACGGGCGCCCATTGCCCGAAATTCTCGATCAATGTCCAAAAGGCGACCGGCGCATGGGCAGCAACCCCCATACCTTTGGTGGCCGCATCCGCCGCGACCTCGATCTCCCCAACATCTTCGATTATGCGATCCCCGCCGAGCGCGTGGCCGAAAGCATTTCCGACTCCGAGGATAGCAAATTTGTCAGTAGCGTTGAGCAGGTAGCGTTGTATCTGAGAGAAGTTGTGAAGCGCAACCCGCACACATTCCGCATCTTCAGTCCTGATGAACTTGAATCTAACAAATTGACGGCGGTATTAGATGTGACGAAGCGCGATTACCAGTGGCCCGTTCCCCCATTTAACGAGAAGGTCACTTCTCATGATGGTCGTGTGATCGAGATACTCAGCGAGCACACCATCCAGGCCTGGTTGCAGGGATATCTTCTGACCGGCCGGCATGGCCTTTTCCCTTCCTATGAGGCATTCCTGAACATTGTTGTCTCGATGATGGACCAGTTTTCCAAGTTCCTCAAAATGTCACAGGAAATACCCTGGCGCCTGCCTGTCGCCTCACTCAACTACTTCGAAACTTCCACTCTGTGGCGCCAGGAACACAATGGCTTCTCGCACCAGAGTCCCGGGCTCATCAATGATGTGCTCAACCGGAAAGCCAGGGTATCTCGCGTCTACCTGCCACCGGATGCCAACTGTCTTATCAGCACCGTTGACCATTGCCTGCGCAGTAAAGAATACGTCAACCTGATCATCGCCAATAAGCCACCCATGCCGCAATGGCTTTCGATGACCGATGCCATTGCTCATTGTCGCGCAGGCGCTTCCATCTGGAAGTGGGCAAGCATCGATGATGGCATAAGCCCCGATGTCGTACTGGTGGGAATTGGCGATAGCCCCACGCTCGAAGTCATGGCTGCCGCGCACATCCTGCGCAAAGAACTGCCCGAACTGCGCGTGCGAGTCGTCAACGTTACCGACCTGTTCATCCTGGAGAAAGAAACTGCTCACCCGCATGGGCTGGACGATGAGATGTTCGAGGCCCTGTTTACCGCCGATTGCCCCGTCATCATTAACTTCCACGGCTATCCCTCGGCTGTGAAGCAGTTGCTGTTCGGGCGTTATCATATCCATACGCAGCGTTTCCAGATCAACGGCTACCAGGAAGAGGGCACAACCACTACTCCATTTGACATGAACGTGCGCAACGGCACCGACCGCTTCCACCTCATCACGCAGGCCATCCGAATGGGTGGAGTGCGCAACCCGCGTGTTGCGGTACGCGCCAGCGAACTCGTTCATCATTACGAATATGTCCTCGCCGATTTCCGCCGCTACATCGAGGAAAACGGCGTCGATCCCAAAGAAATCACTGACTGGCACTGGAGTTGA